One stretch of Punica granatum isolate Tunisia-2019 chromosome 5, ASM765513v2, whole genome shotgun sequence DNA includes these proteins:
- the LOC116208055 gene encoding probable 3-deoxy-D-manno-octulosonic acid transferase, mitochondrial isoform X1 yields MATCRGMIVYKLYRALSYGLSPLVHLHLRWRKFRGLEHPLRWPERLGRASASRPPGPLLWVHAVSLGEGMAVIPVIKQCMQQRPDFNILMTTTTLSAFEVIKDKLPTGVLYQFAPIDTPMAMDAFIGYWKPDAIILVESELWPNLILSASENGIALALINARMSAKSLRRWSGSLLLPLVSLLLSRFSLIIPLSNAQAIRFQLLQAPPFVINFSGDLKYAVGECNVSTEEVSCINDLKLQLAHKKVWMASSIHSGEEEVILAVHEYLMQKHGDMVTIIVPRYPQHGREIFQKLRKERYGVALRSQHKLLQPGTNIYIVDTLGELGQLYSLTSIAVVGGSFFPGLAGHNLSEAAAAGCAVFTGLYVGHFSHMVLQMQRVNKVSIQQVSGDLELAEALDELFTDSTALKIRQQAAKEAYHALSSGIIANTWTLIDFHVFRSGLSPSNQASVQSDMKIGFLWSHAQVMRSYLGRGTRRMELPRGHPARAHTPHKPGQGAGGR; encoded by the exons ATGGCGACCTGCAGAGGGATGATCGTTTACAAGCTATACAGAGCACTGAGCTATGGCCTCTCGCCGCTGGTGCACCTCCACCTGCGGTGGCGCAAGTTCCGCGGCCTCGAGCATCCACTCCGCTGGCCAGAGCGGCTCGGACGCGCCTCCGCCTCTCGGCCTCCCGGACCGCTCCTCTGGGTCCACGCCGTCTCCCTAG GTGAAGGAATGGCTGTAATTCCTGTGATCAAGCAATGCATGCAGCAGAGGCCTGACTTTAATATCTTGATGACAACGACAACACTCTCTGCATT TGAAGTGATAAAGGATAAGCTTCCCACTGGGGTCTTATATCAG TTCGCCCCTATTGATACTCCCATGGCGATGGATGCTTTCATTGGATATTGGAAACCTGATGCAATCATACTTGTGGAAAGTGAATTGTGGCCAAACCTCATCCTTAGCGCTTCAGAGAATGGT ATTGCATTGGCATTGATAAATGCCCGGATGTCTGCTAAGTCCCTTAGACGCTGGTCAGGATCACTGCTGCTTCCTCTGGTGTCACTGCTGTTATCAAGATTTTCTTTGATTATTCCATTG AGCAATGCGCAGGCAATCCGCTTTCAGCTACTTCAAGCTCCACCATTTGTGATAAACTTTTCCGGTGATCTGAAATATG CTGTAGGAGAATGCAATGTCTCTACTGAAGAGGTAAGCTGTATAAATGATCTGAAGTTGCAACTTGCCCACAAGAAGGTTTGGATGGCATCTTCAATACATAGTGGCGAAGAAGAAG TCATCCTGGCAGTTCACGAGTATCTCATGCAAAAACATGGTGATATGGTCACAATAATTGTGCCTCGGTATCCCCAGCATGGAAGGGAGATATTTCAA AAATTGAGGAAGGAAAGATATGGTGTAGCTTTGAGATCTCAACACAAATTGCTTCAACCTGGGacaaatatatacatagtGGATACACTTG GTGAACTGGGACAGCTGTACTCCTTAACTTCAATAGCCGTAGTCGGTGGTTCTTTCTTCCCTGGTTTAGCCGGCCATAACTTGTCAGAAGCTGCTGCAGCTGGATGTGCTGTTTTCACCG GTCTTTATGTTGGACATTTTTCACATATGGTACTGCAAATGCAAAGAGTAAACAAGGTCTCCATCCAACAG GTGTCTGGGGATTTGGAACTTGCAGAAGCTCTCGATGAACTCTTCACTGATAGCACAGCTCTCAAAATACGTCAACAGGCTGCAAAAGAAGCATATCATGCTCTCTCAAGTGGTATTATTGCCAATACATGGACACTAATAGATTTCCATGTTTTTAG AAGTGGGTTGAGTCCCTCCAATCAAGCTTCTGTACAAAGTGACATGAAAATCGGCTTCCTTTGGTCCCACGCTCAAGTGATGAGATCATATCTTGGAAGAGGAACACGTCGCATGGAATTGCCAAGGGGCCATCCTGCTCGTGCCCATACTCCTCATAAGCCCGGTCAAGGAGCTGGTGGAAGATAG
- the LOC116208051 gene encoding uncharacterized protein LOC116208051 has protein sequence MGGEKATESWFSSLWRISRGKASESEKATVGILAFEVVSLMSKIVKLWHCLSDREMLRLREEVANSIGVRNLVSEDDNYLMDLVLNEIIEDLVYIARAVARLGNRCSDPVFSRFELFLADPIHYDTEWLGWEFKGKKMEKKVRKMERFIAAMMQFSQEQEVLVELEQSLRRMRANPDTDKVKLLEFQQKVMWQRQEVKNLRDSSPWNRTYDYTVRVLLRSFFSILERVKLVFGTHHIGGNDDCKGVNSTLISRSHSFSALVHSSIYPSEKSAAISEKYRTGRKQREGRHSSFFLRGKNTRSKSENISHMGPFRGCMDGCNDSPLPLGHESEPVGGSMRITSIHQKETDIMKKPNMGPLHGNRIYFKLNQLYGKGKNRISVAPLNSLGAAALDLQYARVIILIEKLSQSPHLIGADARDDLYNMLPASIRSALRAKLKSYTRTLASFIYDSALLSQWSASLFQILDWLGPLAHNTVRWQSEQNIEKQPEVCGPNVLLVQTLYFADLAKTEAAIVELLVGLNYICRISREVDERGVCRPEFSGREAYGNMLVRRDEIGLSVG, from the coding sequence ATGGGCGGGGAGAAGGCAACGGAATCTTGGTTTAGTAGCTTGTGGAGGATTTCACGGGGCAAAGCATCAGAGTCCGAGAAGGCAACTGTTGGAATTCTTGCCTTTGAAGTTGTGAGCTTGATGTCCAAGATAGTAAAGTTATGGCACTGTTTAAGTGACAGAGAGATGCTTAGGTTGAGAGAAGAGGTTGCGAACTCAATCGGAGTAAGAAACCTTGTCTCTGAAGATGATAATTACCTTATGGACCTCGTTCTGAATGAGATCATTGAGGATTTGGTTTATATAGCGAGGGCGGTGGCCCGACTCGGGAATCGGTGCTCAGACCCTGTTTTTAGCCGGTTCGAACTATTCCTTGCTGACCCCATACATTATGATACCGAATGGCTCGGATGGGAGTtcaaggggaagaagatggagAAAAAAGTGAGGAAAATGGAGAGGTTTATCGCAGCCATGATGCAGTTCTCTCAGGAGCAGGAAGTGTTGGTGGAGCTTGAACAGAGCCTGAGGAGGATGCGGGCAAATCCTGATACTGACAAGGTCAAGCTGCTTGAGTTTCAGCAGAAGGTGATGTGGCAGCGTCAGGAGGTGAAGAATCTCCGTGATTCGTCCCCATGGAACAGAACCTATGATTACACAGTTCGGGTTCTTCTGAGGtcatttttttccatattagAGAGAGTCAAACTTGTGTTTGGGACTCACCATATTGGAGGAAATGATGATTGCAAAGGGGTGAACTCAACTCTCATTTCTCGGAGCCATTCGTTTTCTGCTCTTGTGCATTCTTCGATTTATCCATCAGAGAAATCAGCAGCCATATCAGAGAAATATCGTACAGGAAGGAAGCAACGGGAAGGGCGTCACAGTTCATTCTTTCTACGTGGAAAGAATACTCGCTCAAAATCAGAAAATATTTCTCACATGGGACCCTTTAGGGGGTGCATGGATGGCTGTAATGATTCTCCTCTCCCACTTGGGCATGAATCAGAACCAGTCGGGGGTTCCATGAGGATTACCAGCATTCACCAGAAGGAAACAGACATCATGAAAAAGCCGAACATGGGCCCACTTCATGGAAACAGGATCTATTTCAAACTCAACCAGTTGTATGGAAAGGGTAAAAATAGAATCTCGGTTGCCCCTCTGAATTCTCTTGGTGCTGCTGCCTTAGATCTGCAGTACGCAAGAGTGATCATTCTGATCGAGAAGCTCTCTCAGTCGCCTCACTTGATTGGTGCTGATGCAAGGGATGATCTGTACAATATGTTACCAGCCTCCATAAGATCTGCTCTAAGGGCCAAGCTTAAAAGTTACACGAGAACCCTGGCATCATTTATTTATGACTCTGCTCTCCTGTCACAGTGGAGCGCATCTCTGTTTCAGATACTGGATTGGCTGGGTCCACTGGCCCACAATACTGTGAGGTGGCAGTCGGAGCAGAACATCGAGAAGCAGCCCGAGGTATGCGGGCCCAATGTGCTTCTTGTGCAGACTCTATATTTCGCCGATCTAGCGAAGACTGAAGCTGCAATCGTGGAGCTTCTGGTTGGACTAAATTATATCTGCAGAATCAGCAGAGAAGTTGATGAGAGaggtgtgtgcaggcctgaGTTCAGCGGAAGGGAAGCTTATGGTAACATGCTTGTTAGGAGAGATGAGATCGGTCTCAGTGTGGGGTAA
- the LOC116208053 gene encoding uncharacterized protein LOC116208053, protein MASCDDDFSLLGDDPHHSHHPTNPNHHPQLNASHHLHQPYAPQRYNAKPAAPIQPQQQPPPSPKKLAAASAGAEVPETGDDYGESAYQDVNPFSADENSNPFNPTGSDPGKSRADLRSDKRKSQDELSDGGTPYSFRKKPAGAGGGSAAASSGGGEYRKDREEWSDAAIACLLDAYSEKFMQLNRGNLRGRDWEEVAATVSERCDKQTKSVEQCKNKVDNLKKRYKLERHRMTNGGVSVSHWPWFKKLEEIVGNSLPSKTATDDEKPLVASASSARQSKRFAAATPSPAGPINNMKSKSPSTPRWRRVVFKISGAALCGSGPNNIDPKVPMLIAREVAIACRIGVEVAIVVGGSNFFCGESWVTATGLERCTAYQIGMMATVMNSVLLQSALEKIGVQCRVQSAFPMQEVAEPYSRQRAIRHLEKGRVVIFGGIGAGTGNPLFSTDTAAALRASEIHAEALVKGTNVDGVYDCNSQDSNVTFEHISFRELAARGATSMDMMALTFCEDNGIPVVVFNLLNPGNISRALCGDQVGTLIDQAGRI, encoded by the exons ATGGCGTCCTGTGACGACGACTTCTCCCTCCTAGGCGACGATCCCCACCACTCTCACCACCCCACAAACCCTAACCACCACCCCCAGCTCAACGCCTCCCACCACCTCCACCAGCCCTACGCCCCCCAGCGGTACAACGCCAAGCCTGCTGCCCCGATCCAGCCCCAGCAGCAGCCCCCTCCCAGCCCCAAGAAGCTCGCCGCCGCGTCGGCTGGGGCCGAGGTCCCCGAGACGGGAGATGATTACGGAGAATCCGCCTACCAGGATGTCAATCCTTTCTCCGCCGACGAGAACTCCAACCCGTTCAACCCCACGGGGTCGGATCCCGGCAAGTCCCGCGCGGATTTGCGGTCCGACAAGCGGAAGAGCCAGGATGAGCTCAGCGACGGTGGGACCCCGTACAGCTTCAGGAAGAAGCCTGCTGGCGCGGGCGGCGGATCCGCGGCGGCTTCGTCGGGCGGGGGCGAGTACCGGAAGGACCGGGAGGAGTGGAGTGACGCGGCGATCGCGTGCCTGCTGGATGCGTACTCGGAGAAGTTTATGCAGCTGAATCGGGGGAATCTGCGGGGTAGGGACTGGGAGGAGGTGGCAGCgacggtgagcgagaggtgcGACAAGCAGACGAAGAGCGTGGAGCAGTGCAAGAACAAGGTGGACAATTTAAAGAAGAGGTACAAGCTCGAGAGGCATAGGATGACCAATGGCGGCGTATCGGTCAGTCACTGGCCTTGGTTCAAGAAGTTGGAGGAGATTGTAGGCAATTCTCTGCCCTCTAAAACCGCAACCGATGACGAGAAACCTCTCGTTGCATCTGCGAGCTCCGCTCGGCAATCTAAGag ATTTGCAGCAGCAACTCCCTCACCAGCAGGACCAATAAACAACATGAAGTCCAAATCACCATCAACCCCGAGGTGGCGGAGAGTTGTTTTCAAGATTAGCGGTGCTGCTCTGTGTGGCAGCGGGCCAAACAACATAGACCCGAAG GTGCCAATGTTGATTGCCCGAGAAGTTGCAATTGCATGCCGCATTGGTGTAGAG GTAGCGATTGTTGTAGGAGGTAGCAACTTCTTTTGTGGCGAATCGTGGGTGACTGCTACGGGTCTAGAAAGATGTACTGCTTATCAGATTGG CATGATGGCGACAGTGATGAATTCTGTTCTGCTTCAGTCAGCTCTAGAGAAGATCGGTGTTCAGTGCCGTGTGCAGTCTGCGTTTCCCATGCAGGAAGTTGCTGAGCCATACAGCAGACAGAGAGCCATTCGACATCTTGAGAAAGGCCGAGTTGTAATCTTTGGCGGGATCGGTGCTGGCACCGGGAATCCTCTCTTCTCCACGGATACGGCTGCAGCTCTCCGGGCTTCGGAGA TTCATGCTGAAGCACTTGTAAAAGGCACCAATGTGGATGGTGTTTACGACTGCAACTCCCAGGACAGCAATGTCACGTTCGAGCACATCTCTTTCAGGGAATTGGCTGCAAGGGGCGCGACCTCCATGGACATGATGGCACTCACCTTCTGCGAAGACAATGGAATTCCTG TTGTGGTGTTTAATCTTCTCAATCCCGGCAACATCTCGAGGGCATTGTGCGGGGATCAAGTCGGTACATTGATTGACCAAGCTGGCAGAATTTAG
- the LOC116208055 gene encoding probable 3-deoxy-D-manno-octulosonic acid transferase, mitochondrial isoform X2 → MATCRGMIVYKLYRALSYGLSPLVHLHLRWRKFRGLEHPLRWPERLGRASASRPPGPLLWVHAVSLGEGMAVIPVIKQCMQQRPDFNILMTTTTLSAFEVIKDKLPTGVLYQFAPIDTPMAMDAFIGYWKPDAIILVESELWPNLILSASENGIALALINARMSAKSLRRWSGSLLLPLVSLLLSRFSLIIPLSNAQAIRFQLLQAPPFVINFSGDLKYAVGECNVSTEEVSCINDLKLQLAHKKVWMASSIHSGEEEVILAVHEYLMQKHGDMVTIIVPRYPQHGREIFQKLRKERYGVALRSQHKLLQPGTNIYIVDTLGELGQLYSLTSIAVVGGSFFPGLAGHNLSEAAAAGCAVFTGLYVGHFSHMVLQMQRVNKVSIQQVSGDLELAEALDELFTDSTALKIRQQAAKEAYHALSSGIIANTWTLIDFHVFSGLSPSNQASVQSDMKIGFLWSHAQVMRSYLGRGTRRMELPRGHPARAHTPHKPGQGAGGR, encoded by the exons ATGGCGACCTGCAGAGGGATGATCGTTTACAAGCTATACAGAGCACTGAGCTATGGCCTCTCGCCGCTGGTGCACCTCCACCTGCGGTGGCGCAAGTTCCGCGGCCTCGAGCATCCACTCCGCTGGCCAGAGCGGCTCGGACGCGCCTCCGCCTCTCGGCCTCCCGGACCGCTCCTCTGGGTCCACGCCGTCTCCCTAG GTGAAGGAATGGCTGTAATTCCTGTGATCAAGCAATGCATGCAGCAGAGGCCTGACTTTAATATCTTGATGACAACGACAACACTCTCTGCATT TGAAGTGATAAAGGATAAGCTTCCCACTGGGGTCTTATATCAG TTCGCCCCTATTGATACTCCCATGGCGATGGATGCTTTCATTGGATATTGGAAACCTGATGCAATCATACTTGTGGAAAGTGAATTGTGGCCAAACCTCATCCTTAGCGCTTCAGAGAATGGT ATTGCATTGGCATTGATAAATGCCCGGATGTCTGCTAAGTCCCTTAGACGCTGGTCAGGATCACTGCTGCTTCCTCTGGTGTCACTGCTGTTATCAAGATTTTCTTTGATTATTCCATTG AGCAATGCGCAGGCAATCCGCTTTCAGCTACTTCAAGCTCCACCATTTGTGATAAACTTTTCCGGTGATCTGAAATATG CTGTAGGAGAATGCAATGTCTCTACTGAAGAGGTAAGCTGTATAAATGATCTGAAGTTGCAACTTGCCCACAAGAAGGTTTGGATGGCATCTTCAATACATAGTGGCGAAGAAGAAG TCATCCTGGCAGTTCACGAGTATCTCATGCAAAAACATGGTGATATGGTCACAATAATTGTGCCTCGGTATCCCCAGCATGGAAGGGAGATATTTCAA AAATTGAGGAAGGAAAGATATGGTGTAGCTTTGAGATCTCAACACAAATTGCTTCAACCTGGGacaaatatatacatagtGGATACACTTG GTGAACTGGGACAGCTGTACTCCTTAACTTCAATAGCCGTAGTCGGTGGTTCTTTCTTCCCTGGTTTAGCCGGCCATAACTTGTCAGAAGCTGCTGCAGCTGGATGTGCTGTTTTCACCG GTCTTTATGTTGGACATTTTTCACATATGGTACTGCAAATGCAAAGAGTAAACAAGGTCTCCATCCAACAG GTGTCTGGGGATTTGGAACTTGCAGAAGCTCTCGATGAACTCTTCACTGATAGCACAGCTCTCAAAATACGTCAACAGGCTGCAAAAGAAGCATATCATGCTCTCTCAAGTGGTATTATTGCCAATACATGGACACTAATAGATTTCCATGTTTTTAG TGGGTTGAGTCCCTCCAATCAAGCTTCTGTACAAAGTGACATGAAAATCGGCTTCCTTTGGTCCCACGCTCAAGTGATGAGATCATATCTTGGAAGAGGAACACGTCGCATGGAATTGCCAAGGGGCCATCCTGCTCGTGCCCATACTCCTCATAAGCCCGGTCAAGGAGCTGGTGGAAGATAG